The Chordicoccus furentiruminis DNA window GCGGTCCGGGCTTCGGAGAGGCAGGTATTGAGCTCCTTCAGGCGCTCCTCCTGCACCGTCGCGGGAATCCCGCACTGCTCCACGGCCACCGCGCTCTCCGCCAGACGCTTCATGCAGGCGATGATCGCCGGAATCAGCTGCTTGCTCGCCAGCTCCAGCATCGTCCTTGCCTCGATGTTGATGTCCTTCGAGTAGGTCTCGTATTTGACCTCCATCCGGCTGGTCAGTTCCTTCTTCGTGAAGACGCCGAACGTCTCGAAAAGCTTCACGGCGCGGTCCGTCGTCAGAGCCGGGATCGCGTCCACCATCGACGAGATAATCGGAAGTCCCCGCCTCTTCGCCTCCGTGACCCAGCTCGGCGAGTAGCCGTTTCCGTTGAAGATGATGCGCTGATGGTCTGACGCGTACTGCCTGATCAGATCATGCACCGCCTCCTGCCGTTTCTCCGGTCCGGCCGCCTCAATCACGTCCGCCGCCTCGCGGAAGGCCTCCGCGACGATGGTGTTCAGCACCACGTTGGGCGCGGCGATGGAATCCCGCGATCCGACCATGCGGAACTCAAACTTGTTCCCGGTGAACGCGAAGGGTGAGGTGCGGTTCCGGTCGGTGGCGTCCTTGCTGATGTCGTTGAGGTAGGAAACGCCGGTCGCCAGCTTGCCGCCGGACTTGGATCGGTTCACCTGGCCGGTAGACACCAGCTGCTCGATCACATCCTCAAGCTGCTCTCCGAGGAACACCGAGATGATGGCGGGCGGCGCCTCGTTTCCGCCCAGGCGGCGGTCGTTTCCGACATCCGAAGCCGATTCGCAGAGCAGGTCCGCGTGGGTATCCACCGCCTTTAAGATACAGGTCAGAACCAGCAGGAACTGAATGTTCTCATGCGGCGTCTTCCCGGGATCGAGAAGATTGATCCCGTCGTCCGTCATCAGAGACCAGTTGTTGTGTTTGCCTGACCCATTGACGCCCTCGAAGGGCTTCTCATGAAGCAGGCAGCGGAGGCCGTGGCGCGTCGCCACTCTTTTCAGCGTCTGCATGATCAGCTGATTGTGATCCACCGCCACGTTGACCTTCTCGTAAATCGGTGCCAGCTCGTGCTGAGCCGGAGCCACCTCATTGTGCTGTGTCTTCGCGGGCACGCCCAGCTTCCACAGCTCCACGTTCACGTCATGCATGAAGGAGGCGATCCTCGGCCGGAGCGTCCCGAAATAATGATCGTCCAGCTCCTGGCCCTTCGGCGGCATCGCGCCGAACAGCGTCCGTCCCGTGAAGATCAGATCCATCCGTTTCAGGTAGTTGGCGCGGTCGATGATGAAATATTCCTGCTCCGCGCCCACATACGGTGTCACCCGTTTTGACGTCTTGTTTCCGAGAAGACGGAGAAGCCGTATGGATTCACGGTCGATCGCCTCCATCGAGCGGAGCAGCGGCGTCTTCTGATCCAGCGCCTCGCCGGTATAAGAGCAGAAGGCGGTGGGAATGCAGAGCGTCGCGCCTCCCTCGTCGTGCCGGACAAAGGCCGGGGACGCGCTGTCCCAGATCGTGTAGCCCCTTGCCTCAAAGGTAGCCCGGAGACCGCCCGACGGGAAGGAAGAGGCATCCGGCTCTCCCTTGATCAGCTCTTTTCCGCTGAGCCGCATAAGAATCGTTCCGTCCTCCTTCGGCGCGGTGATGAAGGAATCATGCTTCTCCGCCGTCACGCCGGTGAGAGGCTGGAACCAGTGCGTATAATGGGTCGCGCCCCTCTCCATCGCCCATTCCTTCATCTCATGGGCAATGGTGTCCGCTGTCGCCGGATCCAGCTCCGTTCCGTTTTCAATTGTATTTTTCAGCGCCTCGTAGGCCTTCTTCGGCAGACGCTGCTGCATCGTTCTCTCGTCGAAAACATCTTCGCCGAAGATGCCTGTCAGATCAAGCTGCTCGTTCTCCATCGATTCCTCCTCTTCCCGTCAATTCTGTCTGTCGAGAATCATGCGGATCGCCCGCCTGCGGTTCTCAATATGCATTTCCGAATACGCGCCGCCGTACTCCCCGTCGAAGGTCCAGGGAATCTCCTGCATCGATTCCAGTTCCAGTCTGTCCGTCCGGAAGAAGTCAATCAGCTCCGTGTCGTGATTGCCCGTCAGAAGGCAGCCTACGATCTCCTGCATCTCCAGAATGCTCTTGGGATTGTGGACCAGCGTGACCTCAAAAAGGCCGTCATCCAGCTCCACATCCTTTCCGGTGATATTCCGGATGCCTCCCACCGAGGTGGAATTGGTGATCATGCCGAAGATATAGTCCTGCTGCGTCATCGTCTGGCTGGTGGTGACGCGCATCATATAGGAGGTGAGATCACCGAGCCTCTTCGTCGCCTCAATCAGATAGGCGACATGGCCGAGCGCGTTCTTCATGTCCTGATTGGTGGCGTAGGCCACATCGGTGAAGGCGCCGAAGGCCGCCACATAGATGAACATATGATCCCCGTTGACGATGCCCGCGTCGACCCGGTGCTCCGTGCCGCCGACAATATCGCCGGCCGCCT harbors:
- a CDS encoding glutamine synthetase III family protein, which gives rise to MENEQLDLTGIFGEDVFDERTMQQRLPKKAYEALKNTIENGTELDPATADTIAHEMKEWAMERGATHYTHWFQPLTGVTAEKHDSFITAPKEDGTILMRLSGKELIKGEPDASSFPSGGLRATFEARGYTIWDSASPAFVRHDEGGATLCIPTAFCSYTGEALDQKTPLLRSMEAIDRESIRLLRLLGNKTSKRVTPYVGAEQEYFIIDRANYLKRMDLIFTGRTLFGAMPPKGQELDDHYFGTLRPRIASFMHDVNVELWKLGVPAKTQHNEVAPAQHELAPIYEKVNVAVDHNQLIMQTLKRVATRHGLRCLLHEKPFEGVNGSGKHNNWSLMTDDGINLLDPGKTPHENIQFLLVLTCILKAVDTHADLLCESASDVGNDRRLGGNEAPPAIISVFLGEQLEDVIEQLVSTGQVNRSKSGGKLATGVSYLNDISKDATDRNRTSPFAFTGNKFEFRMVGSRDSIAAPNVVLNTIVAEAFREAADVIEAAGPEKRQEAVHDLIRQYASDHQRIIFNGNGYSPSWVTEAKRRGLPIISSMVDAIPALTTDRAVKLFETFGVFTKKELTSRMEVKYETYSKDINIEARTMLELASKQLIPAIIACMKRLAESAVAVEQCGIPATVQEERLKELNTCLSEARTAMKRLEQETLAAEKNPAGRTQAVMFRDRVVPAMDELRRPIDRAEMIVDKDLWPVPSYADLMFEV
- a CDS encoding diacylglycerol/lipid kinase family protein, yielding MTNRILLIYNPKAGKGLFLQSLPDVIDLFTKAGYAVEVYPTQAPGDAVRKIIQMRDEYCMIVPAGGDGTLDEVVTGLLRSGKDIPVGYIPVGSTNDYASSLGLSTNVLEAAGDIVGGTEHRVDAGIVNGDHMFIYVAAFGAFTDVAYATNQDMKNALGHVAYLIEATKRLGDLTSYMMRVTTSQTMTQQDYIFGMITNSTSVGGIRNITGKDVELDDGLFEVTLVHNPKSILEMQEIVGCLLTGNHDTELIDFFRTDRLELESMQEIPWTFDGEYGGAYSEMHIENRRRAIRMILDRQN